The following are encoded together in the Pedobacter steynii genome:
- a CDS encoding TIGR04325 family methyltransferase — MFKNLFVKRQKSQYGWFGNYSSWAEVAAETGGYDAGVILERTKEAILKVKKGEAVYERDSVVFDKKEYPFPLITFLLHSASLNKKPLHVLDFGGSLGSTYFQVKEFLTPDVCASWNVVEQGHYVECGKAHFEDEILKFYESIDACKAEKEIDLVVLSSSIQYLEKPHDFLKQLAAYHFPFLLFDRTAFHYGEADRLTLQRVPPEIYPASYPSWFFNEKAFLSHFSGQYEIRAEFTSYVKGEETMLIDEVQSGYDKGFYLINSSTHA, encoded by the coding sequence ATGTTCAAAAATCTGTTTGTAAAACGCCAAAAGAGTCAATACGGGTGGTTTGGTAATTATTCCTCCTGGGCGGAAGTGGCTGCCGAAACGGGCGGTTATGATGCCGGCGTAATTCTGGAACGGACAAAAGAGGCAATATTGAAGGTGAAAAAGGGAGAAGCAGTTTATGAACGTGATTCTGTTGTCTTTGATAAAAAAGAATATCCTTTTCCACTCATCACTTTTCTTCTCCATAGTGCTTCGCTAAATAAAAAACCACTTCATGTACTGGATTTCGGAGGGTCGTTGGGGAGTACTTATTTCCAGGTAAAAGAATTTCTGACACCGGATGTCTGTGCCAGCTGGAATGTGGTGGAGCAAGGGCATTATGTGGAATGTGGAAAAGCACACTTTGAAGATGAAATACTAAAATTCTATGAAAGTATTGATGCCTGTAAGGCAGAAAAGGAAATAGATCTGGTGGTATTGTCTTCCAGCATTCAATACCTGGAAAAGCCACACGATTTTCTGAAACAACTCGCTGCTTATCATTTCCCATTTCTCTTGTTTGACCGTACCGCTTTTCATTACGGGGAGGCCGACAGGCTAACCCTGCAACGGGTGCCCCCCGAAATTTATCCTGCCTCTTATCCATCCTGGTTTTTTAATGAAAAGGCTTTTCTAAGCCACTTTTCTGGCCAATACGAGATCAGAGCTGAATTTACCTCTTATGTAAAAGGGGAGGAAACGATGCTGATTGACGAGGTTCAATCAGGTTACGACAAAGGTTTTTACTTAATTAATTCATCTACCCATGCTTAA
- a CDS encoding glycosyl transferase, translating into MLNFCTLFNTTYLSRGLAMYHSLEKHCADFHLYIFAFDQHCFEALSKLALAHVTVVSLKEFENENLLAAKSERTAQEYCWTCGSSTIKHCIDTFNLDHCTYVDADLLFFKDPQILIDEMGEKSVLITEHRYTPAHDQASASGIYCVQFMTFKNTEEGMSVLNWWVNACLEWCFNRYEDNKFGDQKYLDDWTERFDCVHVLKHLGGGVAPWNIQQYAFKTRSGKSVGIELSGKQDFDLVFYHYHGFSYFLKTSYMLTHKRYCLNRNQIKHIYKPYVKALSAAEQQINASVDGIVPYAINNGPEWVNKMTGRNLLFSLRGFYKHFYTKWSIKYSFLY; encoded by the coding sequence ATGCTTAATTTTTGCACCTTATTTAACACAACTTACCTCTCACGTGGTCTGGCCATGTACCATTCACTGGAGAAACATTGTGCAGATTTTCATCTGTATATATTTGCCTTTGATCAGCATTGCTTTGAAGCGTTGTCTAAACTGGCCCTGGCACATGTAACCGTAGTGAGCCTGAAAGAATTTGAAAATGAAAACCTGTTGGCGGCGAAATCGGAACGGACTGCGCAGGAATATTGCTGGACCTGTGGCTCTTCTACGATCAAACACTGTATTGATACTTTTAATCTGGACCATTGCACATATGTGGATGCAGATCTTTTGTTCTTTAAAGATCCACAGATATTAATTGATGAAATGGGAGAGAAATCGGTATTGATTACTGAACACAGGTATACACCTGCTCATGATCAGGCCAGTGCAAGTGGCATCTACTGCGTACAGTTTATGACCTTTAAAAATACGGAAGAAGGAATGTCTGTTCTGAACTGGTGGGTAAATGCTTGTCTGGAATGGTGCTTCAACCGATATGAAGACAATAAATTTGGAGATCAGAAATATCTGGACGACTGGACAGAAAGGTTTGACTGTGTACATGTCCTTAAACACCTTGGTGGTGGCGTGGCACCATGGAATATACAACAGTATGCCTTTAAGACCAGATCGGGTAAATCTGTAGGTATAGAATTATCTGGAAAGCAGGATTTTGATCTGGTTTTTTACCATTATCATGGATTCAGCTATTTCCTGAAAACAAGCTACATGCTTACACATAAAAGGTATTGCCTGAATAGAAATCAGATTAAACATATTTACAAGCCTTATGTTAAAGCGCTTTCAGCAGCAGAACAGCAGATCAATGCGAGTGTGGATGGTATTGTGCCCTACGCGATAAATAACGGGCCGGAATGGGTGAACAAGATGACAGGGCGAAACCTATTGTTTTCTCTGAGAGGATTTTATAAGCATTTTTATACCAAATGGTCTATTAAATATAGTTTCCTTTATTAA
- a CDS encoding RNA polymerase sigma factor, translating into MSKDPMCSLIEEDVRLISAISRKDKKVFEAFYKKYYKQLFSTAYRYVGQAEAAEEIVHDLFIAIWNKADQLNIQYSMKSYLFRAIVNSSLNFIKKEKIDTEKQLAWMAAHDGYESLEEANENNEILLKNLEEALSLLPAKCKQVMYLSRFGKLKQQEIADQMGISLKTVKNHLTYGFQKLREHLGKYGQALISLILFLKIMIR; encoded by the coding sequence ATGAGTAAAGACCCGATGTGTAGCCTGATTGAAGAAGATGTGAGATTGATCAGCGCCATCAGTAGAAAAGATAAAAAGGTGTTTGAAGCCTTTTATAAGAAATATTATAAACAGTTGTTCAGTACCGCTTACCGTTATGTAGGACAGGCTGAAGCCGCTGAGGAAATTGTTCATGATTTGTTTATTGCCATATGGAATAAGGCAGATCAGCTAAATATCCAGTATTCAATGAAAAGTTATCTGTTCAGGGCAATTGTAAATTCCTCCTTGAATTTCATCAAAAAGGAAAAGATAGATACGGAAAAACAATTGGCCTGGATGGCAGCTCATGATGGATATGAATCTTTGGAGGAAGCAAATGAAAACAATGAAATATTGTTGAAAAATCTCGAAGAAGCCCTGTCCCTGTTGCCCGCCAAATGTAAACAGGTGATGTATCTGAGCCGTTTTGGGAAATTGAAACAACAGGAGATCGCAGATCAGATGGGGATTTCCCTGAAAACAGTTAAAAACCATTTGACCTATGGCTTTCAGAAGCTTAGGGAGCACCTTGGAAAATATGGACAGGCACTCATTTCTTTGATCCTGTTCTTAAAAATAATGATACGCTAA
- a CDS encoding FecR family protein — protein sequence MENFETNEEIIFGLIIDDLDNNITPANKELLKQWRATDPVNEKTYQEFLHVQVNLDKLVVRLDIDAQRSWESLDKKIEEAPVLEELVLLKEEKQHYFWLKIAALLLVTCSLGYYFVWRSSDVVISTDQQTTLTKVVLPDGTEVKLNAATTISYNKRNFKTDRKLELLKGEVFINVAKDDHSGFRVDMGELEAKDIGTRFNIHKSDHKIAVIVEDGEVALRQRSTNIEVLLTPGKLGLYNPLTKKLIAENNPDLNYKAWIDKSFVFTAFPLTQVVDQLEKAYNSRIDIKGEDLKIRKLTASLKYETLDSALAVISASLQCKVRKSQDTYILSDN from the coding sequence ATGGAGAATTTTGAAACAAATGAAGAAATTATTTTTGGACTGATCATAGACGATCTGGACAATAACATAACACCGGCAAATAAGGAGTTGTTGAAACAGTGGAGAGCAACAGATCCGGTCAATGAAAAAACCTATCAGGAATTTCTGCATGTTCAGGTGAATCTTGATAAATTGGTGGTGCGTCTGGATATTGATGCCCAACGTTCATGGGAATCTCTTGATAAAAAAATAGAAGAAGCACCTGTTCTGGAAGAACTCGTTTTATTGAAAGAAGAAAAACAACATTATTTCTGGCTTAAAATAGCTGCATTATTGCTTGTAACCTGTAGCCTGGGATATTATTTTGTTTGGAGGAGCAGTGATGTGGTCATTAGTACTGACCAGCAAACTACTTTAACCAAGGTGGTACTTCCAGACGGAACAGAAGTAAAATTGAATGCAGCAACCACCATCAGCTATAACAAACGGAACTTTAAAACAGACCGTAAACTGGAACTACTGAAAGGGGAAGTTTTCATAAATGTGGCAAAAGATGATCATTCCGGATTCAGGGTGGACATGGGAGAACTGGAAGCAAAGGATATTGGTACCCGTTTTAACATTCACAAATCGGATCATAAAATAGCAGTAATTGTTGAAGATGGTGAAGTTGCCCTGCGTCAGCGCAGCACAAATATAGAAGTGCTTTTAACACCTGGAAAACTAGGGCTCTATAATCCGCTGACAAAAAAATTGATTGCTGAAAATAACCCGGACCTTAATTATAAGGCATGGATAGATAAAAGCTTTGTTTTTACGGCATTTCCTTTAACCCAGGTAGTTGATCAGCTGGAAAAAGCGTACAACTCCAGGATCGACATAAAAGGAGAAGACCTTAAAATAAGAAAATTAACCGCCAGCCTGAAATATGAAACCTTGGATAGCGCCCTTGCGGTTATTTCTGCATCTTTGCAATGTAAAGTGAGAAAATCGCAGGACACTTATATCTTATCCGACAATTAA
- a CDS encoding TonB-dependent receptor, with product MTSYRRLYCLFILLFFTGSIRLCAQTKNVLDNPLSIHIPANSLIEVLNLLESKANCSFAYDPDQLRNVQTGPFHFSKTPLRSILEKVLFGTRLDFKLIGYDIVIAPAAKPKIWTIRGHIRDHASGEELIGATIYLPELGVGINTNQYGFYAISVPEGNYQIQISHTGYQTKEENTRLEGNVEMEIELRQKTNRLEEVEIRQSAIAPNPILLNEQNFGVKQLNNTTYYAGETDVVKRLQMQNGIKSMSEGSSGLFVRGGNTDQNLVMLDEAIVYNPSHLYGLVSVFNPDVVNNVQIYRDYMPANFGGRLSSVVVNRMAEGNNKEYHLSGGLSLMSARLAAEGPIVKEKGSFIVAFRRSLLDVFHNRFKLFSPYSVYYDINAKANYKLDKNNSVFYSVYAGQDNLVSENSYTNNWGNLTSTLRWNHIFNSRIFQNVSLIYSDYRNLLDLNADTLSQKTQWNTGVRDFTLKADYTYYHSPVNQIKFGVSGIYHLFNPGEIRKSPNDEFNIPRDKSLEAAIYYAQQITLNKSFELSYGLRMGLFKNSQERNNVFDPQGNRLNLNEVKVFINPEPRINLSYLPGAKDRIFFTYNRNYQYLQLIQNSTLAFSSLEPWIPASKKIKPQHSDYFSLGYRYSPTNYVLSLSAYYKYLDHQLDLIDHAQIIKNPEVRSQLRAGKSNAYGLELELTKTEGKFTGTIAYSYSRVFRKIADINSGNRFIANYDIPHELKITARYDLTRQWSFQGFFTYSTGRPLTLPVGYYQHDGLNVPIFEDRNTSRFPDFSRLDLSAQYQFRTRVFGKRKVLSTISVGTYNLYNRKNPLYYHLNSSSFETKKSSIEYGLGFYPWIAYSFKI from the coding sequence ATGACTTCATACAGGCGGCTTTACTGCCTTTTTATTCTCCTTTTTTTTACCGGCAGCATCAGGTTGTGTGCCCAGACTAAAAATGTACTGGATAATCCGCTGAGTATTCATATCCCTGCCAATTCCTTGATCGAGGTGCTCAACCTGCTCGAGTCAAAAGCGAACTGCAGCTTTGCCTATGACCCGGATCAGTTGCGCAATGTACAAACAGGCCCTTTTCATTTTTCTAAAACCCCATTGAGGAGTATTTTGGAAAAGGTGCTCTTCGGAACAAGGCTGGATTTTAAGCTGATTGGATACGATATTGTAATTGCCCCGGCCGCTAAACCAAAAATATGGACCATCCGTGGACACATAAGGGATCATGCCAGCGGAGAAGAACTGATCGGAGCCACCATATATCTGCCGGAACTGGGCGTAGGGATCAATACCAATCAATATGGCTTTTATGCCATTTCCGTTCCCGAAGGGAATTACCAGATACAGATCTCTCATACAGGTTATCAGACAAAAGAAGAAAATACGCGTTTAGAGGGGAATGTGGAAATGGAAATTGAGCTCCGTCAGAAAACAAATCGCCTGGAAGAAGTGGAGATCAGACAGTCCGCAATAGCTCCCAATCCCATTTTATTAAACGAGCAGAATTTTGGCGTTAAACAGCTTAATAATACGACTTATTACGCAGGAGAGACCGATGTAGTGAAAAGATTGCAAATGCAGAACGGAATCAAATCTATGTCGGAGGGAAGCTCAGGGTTATTTGTCAGAGGAGGAAATACAGACCAGAATCTGGTGATGCTGGACGAGGCAATAGTCTATAACCCTTCACATTTATATGGACTGGTCTCTGTATTTAACCCTGATGTGGTGAACAATGTCCAGATCTACAGAGATTATATGCCAGCGAATTTTGGAGGAAGGCTTTCTTCTGTAGTGGTCAACAGAATGGCAGAAGGCAACAATAAGGAATACCATCTTAGTGGTGGATTGAGTCTGATGTCGGCAAGGCTTGCTGCAGAGGGACCGATCGTAAAGGAAAAAGGATCTTTTATCGTCGCCTTTAGAAGGAGCTTGCTGGATGTTTTTCATAACCGCTTCAAATTATTTAGCCCATATTCTGTCTATTATGACATCAATGCTAAAGCCAACTATAAGCTGGATAAAAATAATAGCGTCTTCTATTCTGTTTATGCTGGTCAGGATAACCTGGTATCCGAAAATTCGTATACTAACAATTGGGGAAACCTGACTTCAACGCTCCGCTGGAACCACATCTTTAATTCAAGAATCTTTCAGAACGTCTCTTTAATTTATAGCGATTACCGCAATCTTCTGGATCTGAACGCGGACACGCTTTCTCAAAAAACGCAATGGAATACTGGCGTCAGGGATTTTACACTAAAGGCAGATTATACTTATTACCACAGCCCGGTCAATCAGATCAAGTTTGGAGTGTCAGGGATTTATCATCTGTTTAATCCAGGTGAAATCCGTAAATCCCCAAACGATGAATTTAATATTCCTCGCGATAAATCTTTGGAAGCAGCGATTTATTATGCGCAACAAATTACCCTGAACAAGTCCTTCGAACTGAGCTATGGCCTGCGTATGGGACTTTTTAAGAATAGTCAGGAACGAAATAATGTATTTGACCCACAGGGAAACCGACTGAATCTAAACGAAGTGAAAGTGTTCATTAATCCGGAGCCCCGTATCAACCTCAGTTACCTGCCAGGTGCAAAAGACCGGATTTTCTTTACTTATAACCGCAATTACCAGTACCTTCAATTAATTCAGAACAGTACATTGGCATTTTCTTCTCTTGAGCCATGGATTCCGGCTTCAAAGAAAATTAAACCACAGCATTCTGATTATTTTTCCCTGGGCTACCGCTATTCGCCAACAAATTATGTACTTTCTTTAAGTGCCTATTATAAATATCTGGACCATCAGCTCGACCTGATTGACCATGCACAGATCATCAAAAATCCGGAAGTGAGGAGTCAGCTGAGAGCAGGCAAGTCAAATGCTTATGGATTGGAGCTGGAGCTGACCAAAACAGAAGGGAAATTCACGGGAACCATCGCATATAGCTATTCCAGGGTTTTTCGTAAAATCGCTGATATTAATTCCGGAAACAGGTTTATCGCAAACTATGACATTCCTCATGAGCTGAAAATCACGGCAAGATATGACCTGACCAGGCAATGGTCTTTTCAGGGCTTCTTTACTTATTCCACCGGCAGGCCATTGACACTTCCTGTTGGTTATTATCAGCATGATGGGTTAAATGTTCCTATCTTTGAGGACAGAAATACGTCGAGATTCCCAGACTTTAGTCGCCTTGACCTCTCTGCACAATACCAGTTCCGGACCCGGGTCTTCGGAAAACGAAAAGTTCTCAGTACGATCTCTGTAGGAACTTACAATCTTTATAACCGGAAGAATCCCTTGTATTATCACCTGAATTCTTCTTCATTTGAAACAAAAAAGAGTAGTATCGAATATGGTCTTGGTTTTTATCCCTGGATCGCTTACAGTTTTAAGATTTAG
- a CDS encoding DUF4249 family protein: MNNYRLLIVFLLLGLAGCKKSLDDQFLVPKRQYDLSVEGGINTRLPTQYIRLSKPALRADQTPAPISNAEVSVNDGKSDILFKESAVPGIYTGLIRSESNYNGAYTLTIKYNNKTYVAVDTLRQVVNIVDDFLPLSTKVGPDGMYSGTIPKHTFGYLNPNKWMISYQDIPLWNPGKFDQSKYYSYTHYLGSPNSLYPLNNLKRTFKLNKDDYITIYKLSLSERYAKYLYDVFMETDWSGLFSGVPVNATGNISGNAQGYFYAIDVDARRYKASEL, encoded by the coding sequence ATGAACAACTATCGCTTATTAATTGTGTTTCTTTTACTGGGACTTGCAGGCTGTAAGAAATCCCTGGATGATCAGTTTCTGGTCCCAAAACGTCAGTATGACCTTTCTGTGGAAGGTGGGATTAATACACGATTACCTACGCAATATATACGGCTTTCCAAACCAGCTTTGCGTGCTGACCAGACCCCGGCGCCAATTTCAAACGCTGAAGTCAGTGTAAATGACGGAAAGTCTGACATCTTATTTAAGGAATCTGCAGTGCCGGGAATTTATACCGGTCTGATCAGAAGCGAATCCAATTATAACGGGGCATATACCCTGACCATCAAATACAACAATAAGACTTATGTTGCAGTGGATACCCTGAGGCAGGTGGTCAATATTGTCGACGATTTTCTCCCCTTATCTACGAAAGTGGGCCCGGACGGAATGTATAGCGGAACAATACCCAAACATACATTTGGCTATCTGAATCCCAATAAATGGATGATCTCCTACCAGGATATCCCTTTATGGAACCCCGGTAAATTCGACCAGTCTAAATATTATAGTTATACGCATTACCTTGGTTCACCAAATTCACTTTATCCACTTAATAACCTGAAAAGGACTTTTAAGCTGAACAAAGACGATTATATTACGATTTATAAGCTCTCGCTTTCTGAACGCTACGCAAAATATTTGTACGATGTATTCATGGAGACAGATTGGAGTGGGCTTTTTTCCGGTGTTCCTGTAAATGCAACAGGAAATATATCAGGAAATGCCCAGGGATATTTCTATGCTATAGATGTCGATGCCCGAAGATATAAAGCCAGTGAGCTCTAA
- a CDS encoding DUF748 domain-containing protein, which yields MVQRKSVKTQWWKWIAGILGGLLLIGIGSGYYLYSRWKPILSEKIKKEVKNGSQGLYQIDFKDIHLNILTGTASVDEAQLSPDTAVFSRLKTLKLAPAHLFQVKVKKLQINHIALLNAYFNKKIDISSIVLNQPSINMIHYRVNKRKDSIKPDVSLFQLLSGKIKSIRVDAIRIVNADFDYVKGETSKPLNRIKKLNLNIRDLLIDSLSQFDTTRFYYTKDITFELSGYQSKDKMYQIKADTISGSARGKTLRILGLKMIPLHADLPFSRMYKYGKDRYDLNFSQITFQGVDFLRLNEEEEFHAKLLKLGPAKVGIFLNREMSADPNVNKGDNFPHLALRRLPLPSTIDQIRLNDVDVAYTEYNPISQKRGTIYFQNLNGTITNVTNDSLSLVKNNHAIAKLNARVMKKAKIDLRMDFNLTDNKGAFKYSGEVESLDLKELNPVSKPLGLIEIESGKMQKADFNISGNKFGSSGEVHFYYTDLKLKLLKEGEDGEAPKKKGLLSFLANSLLIKDANPSKGESPRTANVTFQRSPAASFFNLLWKGVFIGMRETAGLGIVPVKTPEKAMEAIKDKKKERQEKRIERKEKKKEKKVS from the coding sequence ATGGTACAAAGGAAATCGGTAAAAACACAATGGTGGAAATGGATTGCAGGAATTTTAGGAGGACTGCTTTTAATTGGTATTGGATCAGGATATTATCTTTATAGCAGGTGGAAACCCATTCTTTCAGAGAAGATCAAAAAGGAGGTAAAGAATGGATCGCAAGGTTTGTATCAGATCGATTTTAAAGATATTCATTTAAATATACTTACCGGTACAGCCTCTGTTGATGAAGCCCAGCTGAGCCCGGATACTGCAGTGTTTTCGAGATTGAAAACCCTTAAACTTGCTCCTGCTCACCTGTTTCAGGTTAAAGTAAAGAAACTTCAAATCAACCATATTGCTCTTCTGAACGCCTATTTCAATAAAAAAATTGACATCAGTAGCATCGTCCTCAATCAGCCTTCAATCAACATGATTCATTATCGGGTGAATAAAAGAAAGGATAGCATCAAACCTGATGTCAGCTTATTTCAGCTCCTTTCCGGAAAAATAAAATCCATTCGGGTTGATGCGATCAGGATTGTAAATGCAGATTTCGATTACGTTAAAGGAGAGACCTCAAAGCCTTTAAATCGTATAAAAAAGCTGAATCTGAATATCAGGGACCTGCTCATCGATTCTTTGTCCCAATTTGATACCACCCGTTTTTATTATACAAAAGATATCACTTTTGAACTTAGCGGATATCAGTCTAAGGATAAGATGTATCAGATAAAGGCAGATACCATCTCCGGTTCTGCTAGGGGAAAGACGCTGCGGATTCTGGGTCTTAAAATGATTCCTTTACATGCTGATCTGCCATTTAGCCGTATGTATAAATACGGAAAAGACCGATATGACCTTAATTTTAGTCAGATCACTTTCCAGGGGGTAGACTTTCTTCGCCTAAATGAAGAGGAGGAATTTCATGCGAAATTATTGAAACTGGGCCCGGCCAAAGTAGGTATATTTTTAAACAGGGAGATGTCTGCAGATCCGAATGTAAATAAAGGAGATAATTTCCCTCATCTTGCGCTGAGAAGACTGCCACTACCCTCAACTATAGATCAGATCAGGCTAAATGATGTCGATGTTGCTTATACGGAATACAATCCCATTAGTCAGAAAAGAGGAACCATTTATTTTCAGAACCTGAATGGGACGATTACCAATGTGACCAACGACTCACTCAGTCTGGTTAAAAACAACCATGCCATTGCTAAGTTGAACGCAAGGGTGATGAAAAAGGCAAAAATAGACCTTCGGATGGATTTTAATCTGACCGATAATAAAGGGGCGTTTAAGTATTCAGGTGAAGTTGAATCCCTGGATCTGAAGGAGCTTAATCCAGTGTCAAAACCACTTGGGCTGATCGAAATTGAAAGCGGAAAAATGCAGAAGGCTGATTTTAACATCAGTGGTAATAAATTCGGATCCTCGGGAGAAGTACATTTCTATTATACCGACCTTAAATTGAAACTGCTTAAGGAAGGTGAGGATGGTGAAGCCCCAAAGAAAAAAGGGTTGCTATCTTTCCTGGCCAATAGCCTGCTCATTAAGGATGCAAATCCCTCAAAAGGAGAAAGTCCAAGAACCGCCAACGTGACCTTCCAGCGATCTCCTGCAGCCTCATTTTTTAACCTGCTTTGGAAAGGTGTATTTATAGGGATGCGTGAAACAGCAGGACTGGGTATTGTACCGGTAAAAACTCCGGAAAAAGCAATGGAGGCTATTAAGGATAAGAAAAAGGAACGTCAGGAGAAAAGAATAGAACGAAAGGAAAAGAAGAAGGAAAAAAAAGTATCTTAG
- a CDS encoding MAC/perforin domain-containing protein, translating into MKKQSKMICLAVAFLALLNGCKKSETLQSGANVITKKNSNLFAGDEKWDLLGFGLDVTADLLDERGSLSDVSIFDMKKFEQDFLDRIDAKINISYTSDGGGQYYGGASALDYTIDIHNKTSFDSNGNVTVAGAEKAAPTGTGTGTGTGTGTSTGADKNLTFTGSFVKNTSDQNIKTYSSKYSYATYELYRNVKKLRFTGDVSTALLMNYLTPEFKANVASHTADDLVKRYGTHVLLDITKGGRLRFTYSGIVKNETDMQKRTSDVKIGFGANILKIVGINITAGKTKEEMTQVAMETRERNYTGRYYGGSNSGESLALDKDGNTSQAVNIAGWQQSIDAKNAALVSVGKAAFLYDFIADPVKKASVKVAVEKYIKEHQIAEIGEVPVYSYFSQRYGDHYFMTVNQPSTGDGSYLNEGPVFYAFSKATTGAVPIYIYNSQKYGDHYLTPENSPSIGDGSYKNEGIAFYAFTKPTTGAVPVYVYNSQRYGDHVYVTQNSPSLADGSYVNEGIALYAYK; encoded by the coding sequence ATGAAAAAACAATCAAAAATGATCTGTTTAGCTGTGGCTTTCTTAGCCCTCTTAAATGGATGTAAAAAAAGCGAAACGCTACAATCTGGTGCTAATGTGATCACAAAAAAAAACAGCAACCTTTTTGCAGGTGATGAAAAGTGGGACTTGTTAGGCTTTGGATTAGATGTTACTGCCGATTTATTAGATGAAAGAGGCAGTCTTTCTGATGTTTCTATATTCGATATGAAAAAGTTTGAGCAAGACTTTCTTGATAGGATCGATGCTAAAATTAACATCTCGTATACATCGGATGGTGGTGGGCAATACTACGGCGGGGCATCGGCTTTAGATTACACAATTGACATCCACAATAAGACCTCATTCGACAGTAACGGGAATGTCACAGTGGCAGGGGCAGAGAAAGCTGCACCAACCGGCACTGGCACCGGCACCGGCACTGGCACCGGAACAAGTACAGGAGCTGACAAGAACCTGACTTTTACAGGAAGCTTTGTGAAAAATACTTCGGATCAAAATATAAAAACTTATTCCAGTAAATATTCATACGCAACTTATGAGCTATACCGGAATGTAAAAAAACTGAGATTTACCGGAGATGTCAGCACGGCGTTATTGATGAATTATTTAACCCCGGAATTTAAAGCTAATGTAGCTAGTCATACTGCGGACGATTTGGTGAAGAGATACGGTACCCATGTGCTGTTGGACATCACCAAAGGAGGACGATTAAGATTTACTTATAGTGGCATTGTTAAAAATGAAACTGATATGCAGAAAAGAACTTCAGATGTAAAAATAGGTTTTGGAGCTAATATCTTAAAAATAGTTGGTATTAATATAACAGCGGGTAAGACAAAAGAAGAGATGACTCAGGTGGCCATGGAAACCCGTGAGAGGAATTATACAGGTAGATACTACGGAGGATCCAATTCAGGAGAAAGTCTCGCATTAGATAAAGATGGAAATACTTCACAGGCTGTAAATATCGCCGGATGGCAACAGAGTATTGATGCGAAAAATGCAGCGTTAGTTTCAGTAGGAAAAGCGGCCTTTCTTTATGATTTTATAGCTGACCCTGTGAAAAAGGCAAGTGTTAAGGTTGCAGTGGAAAAATACATAAAAGAACATCAAATTGCAGAGATAGGTGAAGTTCCTGTTTATTCTTATTTTTCTCAAAGATATGGTGATCATTATTTTATGACAGTGAATCAGCCTTCTACAGGAGATGGTTCCTATCTGAATGAAGGACCTGTATTTTATGCTTTTTCAAAAGCAACTACAGGAGCTGTCCCTATTTATATTTATAATTCCCAAAAATATGGTGATCATTACCTGACACCGGAGAATTCTCCTTCTATTGGAGATGGCTCTTACAAAAATGAAGGTATTGCATTCTATGCATTTACAAAACCTACAACAGGAGCTGTCCCTGTTTATGTTTATAATTCCCAAAGATATGGAGATCATGTATATGTGACACAGAACTCCCCATCTCTGGCAGATGGTTCCTATGTAAATGAAGGTATCGCATTGTATGCCTATAAATAA